TATCCGATTAGACATGACAATCCCCGGAGCGGGTAGCACCACACACATTGCTGAATTAGAAGAAATCGATAGCTCTAGCTGCAGAATGCTGCGCATTATTGAATTAGATCCGCATGGAGTGATTCATGGGGGCGCTGCCAGTGGGGTAGTGGCTGGGCTCGCCGCACCACCCCAAGATATAGTTCCACACCCACGAAACTATGGAGATTTCCCAGATATTACGACCACTGAAATTTCCGAGACGGATTTTAATGCGTTATGGGCCGAAACCCTAGCGAAATTTCCAGAATTAAACTAAAAGTGGGGCGTTTCACGTGAAACGCCCCACTTTTAGTTTTCTCCGAGTTCTGCCGGGAATGTGGCAAACAACGGAAGTGGCATTGCTTGTCGACGCATCACGTCGCCCCAAATATCAACGTTACCTGCAGCAATGACGTCCGAAGGCAAGCATGGAGCCACAAACCATTCACCACGCTCAATTTCCGCAGCCAATTGCCCCGGCGCCCATTCCGAATATCCAATAAACATTCGCATCCCACTAAGGTCAGGTTTTACCTCAGCTGGATCGGATGTTAAATCAACCAAAGCAATTCGATTAGCTAGCCGATTAAAGTGCGCTCGACTAACCAGATCAACCTCCGGCTTGGTCACCGCAACCCCGACCGCAGACTGATGGGCAAGCGGACCACCCAGATACATCGCTTGTGGCTTGGAAACACATTCAGCCCATTCCGGAAGAACATTAGCTACAGCAATATCTGTTCGATAAGCCAAATTGACGCCAAATGTAGTTGTATGATCGTGCTCAATCAACATGATGACCGAGCGAGCAAATTCTTCTGACTGCATCCCAGGGGCAGCCACAAGCAGCATTCCCGGTGCAGGCTCAGCACGTTCCATCCCATTAAACAGACGATCTGAGTATACTTCAGACATTGATTTCCCTCTCAGTCGTTAGAACTAGCGTTCTGATTAGCCCACCACTCCAGGAGTTTTTGTATAGCCACATCACGCTCCAACGGCCCGTATTCTAGCCGTAATTCTTTAAGGAACGCCCATGCCTTGCCCACTTCGGGTCCTGGTTTAAGGTTCAGAATCTGCATAATTTCGTTTCCGTCTAGGTCAGGCCGTACCCGCGCCAGATCCTCTTGCGCCGCAATATCCGCGATGCGGCTTTCTAAATGATCATAGGTACGCTGCAACCGCTCAGCTTTGCGTTTATTGCGAGTAGTGCAATCAGCGCGCACCAGTTTATGCAGTTTCGGAAGCAATTCCCCAGCATCAGTAACGTATCGTCGCACAGCAGAATCGGTCCATTGGCCTTCGCTGAAACCATGAAACCGCATGTGCAGGTAGACCAATTGGCTCACATCTTTCACCACTGCCTTTGGGTATTTAAGTGCGCGTAACCGTTTCCGCACCAACTTTGCCCCCACCACTTCGTGGTGATGAAACGTCACTTTCCCGGCCTCAGTAAATTCCCGGGTGTCAGGTTTACCAATATCGTGGGTCAATGCCGCCCACCGCAAAATCAGATCAGGTTCATCCTCCCGATCGACAGCCTGTTTGAGCACGGTGAGGGAGTGCCGATACACATCTTTATGCTGTTGATG
The nucleotide sequence above comes from Corynebacterium mustelae. Encoded proteins:
- a CDS encoding YqgE/AlgH family protein, whose product is MSEVYSDRLFNGMERAEPAPGMLLVAAPGMQSEEFARSVIMLIEHDHTTTFGVNLAYRTDIAVANVLPEWAECVSKPQAMYLGGPLAHQSAVGVAVTKPEVDLVSRAHFNRLANRIALVDLTSDPAEVKPDLSGMRMFIGYSEWAPGQLAAEIERGEWFVAPCLPSDVIAAGNVDIWGDVMRRQAMPLPLFATFPAELGEN